The genomic stretch CGTAGAGCTCCAGGTAGGTGCTGATGAGGCGGTCCGCCCGCGTGCTGGCGGTGCCCTCCAACAGGGCCTGGACAGCCGCGTCCGCCTCTTCCTTCTCACCCCGCGCGTCCGCGGCGTGGGCTCGCTCCAGCAGCGCGGCGCTCTCCTCCAGCGCGCTGACGAACAGGTCCAGCGCCGCGTTCATCGTGCGCCGGTCCATGGCGGACAGGAAGGAGGGGAACTGCCGCAGCGCGTCCGCGCGAGCCCTCAGCGCGGCGAAGTCCTCCGGGTCCGAACCGTGGAGCGTGCGCAGGCCCATGCGTTCGCGCAGCACGTCCATCTCCAAATCGCCGCTGGCCACGCGCAGGTGCCGCAGCGCGCTGCGGTAGCGGTCATTGTCGGAGGTGGCCCACGGACGGCCCATGGCGAACAGGCCGCACAAGAGCAGCAGCGCGCCCGCCGCCAACACGCCCGAGCGGCGGGAGAGGCGAAGCCCCTGACTCACCCTGGCACCAGCTTGCGAATCTCCTGGGGCAACGTCATCGGGTCGAAGGGCTTCCCGATGACGCCCAACGCGCCCAGCTCCAGGTAGCGCGCGACCTCCTGCTTCTGGATTTTCGCCGTCATGAAGATGATGGGCGTGTGCGCCGTGGCCTCCTCGGCGCGCAGCCTGCCAAAGGTGGTGGGCCCATCCATGCCCGGCATCATCACGTCCAGCAAGATGAGGTCGGGCTTCTCCGCGCGGGCCTTCTCCAGGGCCTCCGCGCCGGACGCGGCGAGCACCGTCTGCCATCCCCCCACACGGCTGAGGCTGAGATTGCCGATGGTGCGGATGTCATCTTCATCGTCAACGAGCATCACCTTGCGAAGGGTCGTCATGGCTGAGG from Myxococcus xanthus encodes the following:
- a CDS encoding response regulator yields the protein MTTLRKVMLVDDEDDIRTIGNLSLSRVGGWQTVLAASGAEALEKARAEKPDLILLDVMMPGMDGPTTFGRLRAEEATAHTPIIFMTAKIQKQEVARYLELGALGVIGKPFDPMTLPQEIRKLVPG